A region of Oxyura jamaicensis isolate SHBP4307 breed ruddy duck chromosome 5, BPBGC_Ojam_1.0, whole genome shotgun sequence DNA encodes the following proteins:
- the IGF2 gene encoding insulin-like growth factor II produces the protein MASAGAHTDERCRQPAFLPGPPPPEVESSSGSAKVQRMCAARRLLLLLLAFLAYALDSAAAYGTAETLCGGELVDTLQFVCGDRGFYFSRPVGRNNRRINRGIVEECCFRSCDLALLETYCAKSVKSERDLSATSLVGLPALNKESFQKPSHAKYSKYDVWQKKSSQRLQREVPGILRARRYRWQAEGLQAAEEARALHRPLISLPSQRPPAPRASPEATGPQE, from the exons ATGGCAAGCGCCGGGGCACACACGGATGAGCGCTGCCGGcagcctgccttcctccccGGCCCGCCGCCGCCAGAAGTTGAGAGTAGCAGCGGCAGCGCCAAG GTGCAGAGGATGTGCGCGGCCCGgcgtctgctgctgctgctgctggccttcctggCCTACGCGTTGGATTCGGCTGCGGCGTACGGCACGGCGGAGACCCTCTGCGGCGGGGAGCTGGTGGACACGCTGCAGTTCGTCTGCGGGGACAGGGGCTTCTACTTCA GTAGGCCAGTGGGACGAAATAACAGGAGGATCAACCGCGGCATAGTGGAAGAGTGCTGCTTTCGGAGCTGCGACCTGGCTCTGCTGGAAACCTACTGCGCCAAGTCCGTCAAGTCTGAGCGTGACCTCTCTGCCACCTCCCTCGTGGGCCTCCCGGCACTCAACAAG GAGAGCTTCCAGAAGCCCTCGCACGCCAAGTACTCCAAGTACGACGTGTGGCAGAAGAAGAGCTCCCAGCGGCTGCAGCGGGAGGTTCCCGGCATCCTGCGCGCCCGCCGGTACCGGTGGCAGGCCGAGGGGCTGCAAGCGGCCGAGGAAGCCAGGGCGCTCCATCGCCCCCTCATCTCCTTGCCCAGCCAGCGGCCCCCGGCGCCGCGAGCGTCCCCCGAAGCCACCGGCCCCCAGGAATGA